A window from Setaria italica strain Yugu1 chromosome VIII, Setaria_italica_v2.0, whole genome shotgun sequence encodes these proteins:
- the LOC101769845 gene encoding UDP-glycosyltransferase 91C1, whose protein sequence is MDAAGSPPSPSRLLRIVICPWLAFGHMLPYLELAERLASRGHHVSFVSTPRNLARLPPRRHVIDLVALSLPRVEGLPDGAESTNDVPGDRLEPLWEAFDGLAAPFAEFLAAACAIDADNGNSKRPDWVLADTFHHWAPAAAREHGVPCAVLLPTAALIAAFACGARGHAELAADTTVFEQVIAVGGGPPPGMPRYEWEGDAPLFAVHGASGLTIARRTSLTLERCTIAAIWSCPEWELDAFPLAAALLGKPLVPLGLLPPSPDGGRATDAHRDDAAVRWLDVQPAKSVVYIALGSEVPLRVELVHELARGLELAGTRFLWALRKPRVVSDDDVLPAGFLERTHGHGLVTMGWVPQIAILAHGAVGAFLTHCGRNSLIEGLLYGHPLIMLPIFADQGPNARLMERRKVGLQVERNEDDGSFDRHGIASAVRAVMVEEDTRKVFVANAMKMQESVADKELHERYVDEFVQELRSYITDGNSTQADET, encoded by the coding sequence ATGGACGCTGCCgggtcgccgccgtccccctcGCGGCTGCTGCGCATCGTGATCTGCCCGTGGCTGGCGTTCGGCCACATGCTCCCGTACCTGGAGCTCGCCGAGCGCCTGGCCTCGCGCGGCCACCACGTCTCCTTCGTCTCCACGCCGCGCAACCTCGCGCGcctcccgccgcggcggcacGTCATCGACCTCGTCGCGCTCTCGCTCCCGCGCGTCGAGGGCCTCCCCGACGGCGCCGAGTCCACCAACGACGTCCCCGGCGACCGGCTCGAGCCGCTCTGGGAGGCCTTCGACGGCCTCGCCGCGCCGTTCGCGGagttcctcgccgccgcgtgcGCCATCGACGCTGACAACGGCAACAGCAAGCGGCCCGACTGGGTCCTCGCCGACACGTTCCACCActgggcccccgccgccgcccgcgagcaCGGGGTGCCGTGCGCGGTGCTCCTGCCGACCGCCGCCTTGATCGCCGCCTTCGCCTGCGGGGCGCGGGGGCACGCGGAGCTCGCCGCCGACACCACCGTGTTCGAGCAGGTGATCGCCGTGGGCGGAGGGCCGCCGCCCGGCATGCCGCGCTACGAGTGGGAAGGGGACGCGCCGCTCTTCGCCGTCCACGGCGCGTCGGGCCTGACCATCGCCCGGCGCACCTCCCTGACGCTCGAGCGGTGCACGATCGCGGCCATCTGGAGCTGCCCGGAGTGGGAGCTCGACGCGTtcccgctggcggcggcgctcctcggCAAGCCGCTCGTCCCGCTCGGCCtcctgccgccgtcgcccgaCGGTGGACGCGCCACCGACGCACACAGGGACGACGCCGCCGTGCGGTGGCTGGACGTGCAGCCGGCCAAGTCCGTCGTGTACATCGCGCTGGGGAGCGAGGTGCCGCTGCGCGTGGAGCTCGTGCACGAGCTGGCGCGCGGGCTGGAGCTCGCCGGGACGCGCTTCCTCTGGGCTCTGAGGAAACCCAGAGTCGTCTCTGACGACGACGTCCTCCCTGCCGGCTTCCTAGAGCGCACACACGGCCATGGGCTGGTGACCATGGGGTGGGTCCCTCAGATCGCCATACTGGCGCACGGCGCCGTGGGCGCGTTCTTGACGCACTGTGGCCGGAACTCGCTCATTGAAGGGCTTCTGTACGGGCACCCTCTGATCATGCTACCGATCTTCGCCGACCAAGGGCCGAACGCGCGGCTCATGGAGCGGAGGAAGGTAGGGTTGCAGGTGGAGAGGAACGAGGATGATGGATCTTTTGACCGCCATGGCATCGCGAGCGCGGTCCGGGCCGTCATGGTAGAGGAAGATACCAGGAAGGTCTTTGTGGCAAATGCGATGAAGATGCAAGAGAGTGTAGCCGATAAGGAGCTCCACGAGAGGTACGTCGATGAGTTTGTGCAGGAACTTAGATCCTACATCACTGATGGCAACTCTACTCAGGCTGATGAGACGTAG
- the LOC101770257 gene encoding putative UDP-rhamnose:rhamnosyltransferase 1 has product MDAVAGSPPCPSRPRRPLRIVICPWLAFGHMLPYLELAERLASRGHRVSFVSTPRNLARLPPRRHVIDLVALSLPRVEGLPDGAECTNDVPGDKLGPLFDAFDGLAAPFTEYLSGGGERPDWVLADTLTHWASTVASEHGVPCAMLQPSAAMIAAHGCGASERAELAAASVFEQLVAVDRRDAAMPRFEWESMAAFSAPFGASGMSILRRGSLTLERCTIAAIRSCPEWELEAFPLAAKLLGKPLVPLGLLPPSPDGSRAAGVHVDDAAVRWLDAQPPKSVVYLALGSEVPLPVKLVHELALGLELAGTRFLWALRKPSGVDAADVLPPGFEERTHGHGLVTMGWVPQITILEHGAIGAFLTHCGRSSLIEGLLHGHPLIMLPIATDQGSNARLMERRKVGLQVPRDEDDGSFDRHGVASAVRAVMVDEDTRRVFVANAVKMQEIVADKELHERYIDEFVQQLRSYITDGDSSTASCRPTSS; this is encoded by the coding sequence ATGGACGCCGTCGCCGGGTCGCCGCCGTGCCCctctcggccgcggcggccgctgcgCATCGTGATCTGCCCGTGGCTGGCGTTCGGCCACATGCTCCCGTACCTGGAGCTCGCCGAGCGCCTGGCGTCGCGCGGCCACCGCGTCTCCTTCGTCTCCACGCCGCGCAACCTCGCGCGCCTCCCCCCGCGGCGGCACGTCATCGACCTCGTCGCGCTCTCGCTCCCGCGCGTCGAGGGCCTCCCTGACGGCGCCGAGTGCACCAACGACGTCCCCGGCGACAAGCTCGGGCCCCTCTTCGATGCCTTCGACGGCCTCGCCGCGCCCTTCACGGAGTacctctccggcggcggcgagaggccGGACTGGGTCCTCGCCGACACGCTAACCCACTGGGCCTCGACCGTGGCCTCCGAGCACGGGGTGCCGTGCGCGATGCTCCAGCCGAGCGCGGCGATGATCGCCGCCCACGGCTGCGGCGCGTCGGAACGCgcagagctcgccgccgcctccgtgtTCGAGCAGCTGGTCGCCGTAGATCGGCGGGACGCCGCCATGCCACGCTTCGAGTGGGAGAGTATGGCGGCGTTTTCCGCCCCCTTCGGCGCGTCGGGCATGTCCATCCTCCGGCGCGGATCGCTGACGCTCGAGCGATGCACGATCGCGGCCATCCGGAGCTGCCCGGAGTGGGAGCTCGAGGCGTTCCCGCTGGCGGCGAAGCTCCTCGGAAAGCCGCTGGTCCCGCTCGGCCTCCTGCCGCCGTCACCTGACggcagccgcgccgccggcgtgcaCGTGGACGACGCCGCCGTGCGGTGGCTGGACGCGCAGCCGCCCAAGTCCGTCGTGTACTTGGCGCTGGGGAGTGAGGTGCCGCTGCCGGTCAAGCTGGTGCACGAGCTTGCTCTTGGGCTGGAGCTCGCCGGGACACGCTTCCTCTGGGCTCTGAGGAAGCCCAGCGGCGTCGACGCAGCCGACGTCCTCCCACCCGGCTTCGAGGAGCGCACCCATGGCCACGGACTGGTGACCATGGGGTGGGTCCCTCAGATCACCATACTGGAACACGGTGCCATTGGCGCATTCTTGACGCATTGCGGCCGGAGCTCACTTATCGAAGGGCTTCTACATGGGCATCCTCTGATCATGCTGCCCATCGCCACCGATCAAGGGTCCAATGCGCGACtcatggagaggaggaaggtAGGGCTGCAGGTGCCAAGGGATGAGGACGATGGGTCCTTTGACCGCCATGGCGTTGCCAGCGCAGTTCGGGCCGTCATGGTAGACGAAGATACCAGGAGGGTGTTCGTAGCAAATGCTGTGAAGATGCAAGAGATTGTAGCCGATAAGGAGCTCCACGAGAGGTACATCGATGAATTTGTGCAGCAGCTTAGATCTTACATCACTGATGGAGACTCCTCTACTGCTAGCTGCCGCCCCACCTCCAGCTGA
- the LOC106804480 gene encoding uncharacterized protein LOC106804480 has protein sequence MVEIFKMSDLGLLSYCLGIEVKQGVEGITLSQGSYARKILEKAGMEECNPCEVPMQAKLKLSQKSESPRVDATDQYRSLVGIGYVSIFMEEPHEEHLAVVKHILRYITGASDLGLKYARKKGDEPLLLGFSDSDLAGDVDSRKSTSGVIFFLRDSPISW, from the exons ATGGTAGAGATTTTTAAGATGAGTGATCTAGGATTACTCAGTTATTGCCTAGGCATTGAGGTGAAGCAAGGTGTAGAGGGAATCACTCTGTCTCAAGGAAGTTATGCTAGAAAGATCCTTGAGAAGGCTGGCATGGAGGAGTGCAATCCATGTGAAGTGCCTATGCAAGCAAAGCTGAAGCTAAGTCAGAAGAGTGAAAGCCCTCGAGTTGATGCTACTGATCAATATAGGAGCTTGGTTGGAA TTGGGTATGTGAGCATATTCATGGAGGAGCCTCATGAGGAGCATCTAGCAGTAGTGAAACACATTCTAAGATACATTACTGGGGCTAGTGATTTGGGGCTCAAGTATGCAAGGAAGAAAGGAGATGAGCCTTTACTTCTGGGTTTCAGTGATAGTGATCTGGCTGGGGATGTTGATAGCAGGAAGAGCACTTCTGgagtcatcttcttccttcgaGACAGTCCAATTAGTTGGTAG
- the LOC101770249 gene encoding phospholipase D alpha 2, with product MAAMLLHGTLDATIFEAKFNIPVSKFLVGLIPRVDGIPTGLPQLYATVDLSRARVGRTRVVDDDPANPRWNESFRIYCAHSTTDVVFSVKAALPVDAALVGRAYLPVQDLLKAKGGEVIDRWLDILDEGMMPLLHGPKIHVQVRFTDVAHDPQWGCGVGGAQFTGVPKTFFKQRQGCQVTLYQDAHVPDTFKPLGIQLAGGRPYEPRRCWEDVYDAIAGAKHVVYITGWSVFPEITLARDGGRRHPGGGVTLGELLKRKADEGVRVLMLVWDDPTSVLNLGLIDGQMKTNDAITLRYFRGSGVHCVLCPREPDDAASFAQGLKTFAFSHHQKCVVVDVADVAGGGRRRIVSFIGGLDLTNGRYDTPEHTLFRTINTAHSNDFYQGNLHGATIAAGGPREPWHDIHCKIEGPAAWDVLHNFEQRWRKQGGKDGIVHNLLFPWKAQKDVLVDLRGMEDVIAPQSTPAAPAGNDESWNVQVFRSTDSSACDGFAKTPAEAAQSGLVSGKDHVIERSIQDAYIHAIRRANRFIYIENQYFLGSSFGWKPDGVTPENINALHLIPRELSLKIVSKIEAGEPFAVYVVVPMWPEGDPSSWNVQAILHWQRKTMEMMYGDIAAALKAKNIDADPKDYLSFFCLGNREAKLEVPREYEPKSHPPRGSDYDRAQKARRTMVYVHSKLMIVDDEYIIVGSANINQRSMDGGRDTEIAMGAYQPAHLNADGQAARGQVHGFRMSLWYEHLAELKDVFKDPGSLKCVRAVNKMAGEFWQRYTSDEVADLHGHLLSYPVDVKRDGTVAALEGVEFFPDTIAPVLGGLSLLVNVGSPLTNFVLST from the exons aTGGCGGCCATGCTGCTGCACGGCACCCTCGACGCCACCATCTTCGAGGCCAAGTTCAACATCCCAGTCAGCAAG TTCCTCGTTGGTCTCATCCCACGCGTCGATGGCATCCCCACGGGGCTGCCGCAGCTGTACGCGACGGTGGACCTCAGCCGGGCGCGCGTCGGCCGGACccgcgtcgtcgacgacgacccGGCGAACCCGCGGTGGAACGAGTCGTTCCGTATCTACTGCGCCCACTCCACCACCGACGTCGTCTTCTCCGTCAAGGCGGCGCTCCCAGTCGACGCCGCGCTCGTCGGCCGCGCCTACCTCCCCGTCCAGGACCTCCTCAAGGCGAAAGGCGGCGAGGTGATCGACCGGTGGCTGGACATCCTTGACGAGGGCATGATGCCGCTCCTGCACGGACCCAAGATCCACGTCCAGGTCCGCTTCACCGACGTCGCCCACGACCCCCAGTGGGgctgcggcgtcggcggcgcgcagTTCACCGGCGTGCCCAAGACCTTCTTCAAGCAGCGGCAGGGGTGCCAGGTCACGCTGTACCAGGACGCGCACGTTCCCGACACGTTCAAGCCGCTGGGCAtccagctcgccggcggccggccgtacGAGCCGCGGCGGTGCTGGGAGGACGTGTacgacgccatcgccggcgcgAAGCACGTGGTGTACATCACCGGCTGGTCCGTGTTCCCGGAGATCACGCTGGCGCgggacggcggccggcgccatcccggcggcggcgtcacccTCGGCGAGCTCCTGAAGCGCAAGGCCGACGAGGGCGTGCGCGTGCTCATGCTGGTGTGGGACGATCCCACCTCGGTCCTGAACCTCGGCCTCATCGACGGGCAGATGAAAACCAACGACGCCATCACGCTCAGGTACTTCAGGGGCAGCGGCGTCCACTGCGTCCTCTGCCCTCGCGAACCCGACGACGCCGCCAGCTTCGCCCAGGGCCTCAAGACCTTCGCCTTCAGCCACCACCAGAAGtgcgtcgtcgtcgacgtcgccgacgtcgccggcggAGGACGCCGCCGCATCGTCAGCTTCATCGGCGGCCTCGACCTCACCAACGGCCGCTACGACACGCCGGAGCACACCCTGTTCCGGACGATCAACACGGCGCACAGCAACGACTTCTACCAGGGCAACCTCCACGGCGCGACgatcgccgccggcgggccgaGGGAGCCGTGGCACGACATCCACTGCAAGATCGAGGGACCCGCCGCCTGGGACGTGCTCCACAACTTCGAGCAGCGGTGGAGGAAGCAGGGCGGCAAGGACGGCATCGTCCACAACCTGCTGTTCCCGTGGAAGGCCCAGAAGGACGTGCTCGTCGACCTCCGGGGCATGGAGGACGTGATCGCGCCGCAGTCGACGCCGGCGGCTCCCGCCGGCAACGACGAGTCCTGGAACGTGCAGGTGTTCCGGTCCACCGACAGCAGCGCCTGCGACGGGTTCGCCAAGaccccggcggaggcggcgcagtCAGGGCTCGTCAGCGGCAAGGACCACGTCATCGAGCGGAGCATCCAGGACGCGTACATCCACGCCATCCGCCGCGCCAACCGCTTCATCTACATCGAGAACCAGTACTTCCTCGGCAGCTCCTTCGGGTGGAAGCCCGACGGCGTGACGCCGGAGAACATCAACGCGCTGCACCTCATCCCCAGGGAGCTCTCGCTCAAGATCGTCAGCAAGATCGAGGCCGGCGAGCCCTTCGCCGTCTACGTGGTGGTGCCCATGTGGCCGGAGGGGGACCCTTCGAGCTGGAACGTGCAGGCCATCCTGCACTGGCAGAGGAAGACCATGGAGATGATGTACGgcgacatcgccgccgcgctcaAGGCCAAGAACATCGACGCCGACCCCAAGGATTACCTCTCCTTCTTCTGCTTGGGCAACAGGGAGGCGAAGCTGGAGGTGCCTCGTGAGTACGAGCCCAAGAGCCACCCGCCGCGTGGCAGCGACTACGACCGGGCCCAGAAGGCGCGGCGCACCATGGTCTACGTTCACTCCAAGCTCATGATTG TTGACGATGAGTACATCATCGTCGGATCGGCGAACATCAACCAGCGGTCGATGGACGGGGGCCGTGACACGGAGATCGCCATGGGCGCGTACCAGCCGGCTCACCTCAACGCCGATGGCCAGGCCGCCAGAGGCCAGGTCCATGGCTTCCGGATGTCGCTGTGGTACGAGCACCTCGCCGAGCTCAAGGACGTGTTCAAGGACCCGGGGAGCCTGAAGTGCGTCCGGGCGGTGAACAAGATGGCCGGCGAGTTCTGGCAGCGCTACACCAGCGACGAGGTGGCCGACCTCCATGGCCACCTTCTCAGCTACCCTGTCGATGTCAAGAGGGATGgcacggtggcggcgctcgAAGGGGTGGAGTTCTTCCCCGACACGATCGCTCCGGTGCTCGGCGGGTTGTCCCTGCTGGTGAACGTTGGCAGTCCACTCACGAATTTTGTCCTTAGTACATAG